From Chaetodon trifascialis isolate fChaTrf1 chromosome 1, fChaTrf1.hap1, whole genome shotgun sequence, one genomic window encodes:
- the nsun3 gene encoding tRNA (cytosine(34)-C(5))-methyltransferase, mitochondrial, which produces MDKRMSKYLVLIQFYRTWRIISLRTQTLMLTPLWRLRSYNCHTGSELVLQLNQQKGPKSNQVPKRHKKERSSCQQVLDRFDCQYSQELGDLWTSVRAVLLDPPSWQYGVMLNRFSTVTDITQILQSQGFSILLPQTDASTLLCNGPSKVSNSKHQAGKDSLLPPHYISKCPPNDSHLQPDSTSHALSQDIQSEPPPTLHRPSLQCYIHPYPLRFPSQAHRPGQLKQYYLLNAASLLPVLALQVKDGEKVLDLCSAPGGKALAIMQCATPALLCCNEPDPHRRDWLGKTLESFLPLSLNSRVIVSAQDGRSFGQSEAGTYDKVLVDAPCSNDRSWLYSCSSQLGEQRLMERAKLPALQAQLLRSALSAVRPGGIVVYSTCTLSNSENYAVVETALKDCPEAEPEDLWEEIAIPFSKYFAFSPAHPGYGGETLHKPSLQPHNGSVSSYRHTLGILVVPQPSKTWGPMFLSRIRRRK; this is translated from the exons ATGGACAAACGAATGTCTAAATATTTGGTTTTAATACAGTTTTACAGGACGTGGAGGATAATTTCTTTGAGAACTCAGACGCTGATGCTGACACCTCTGTGGCGGTTGCGGTCGTATAACTGTCACACGGGCTCCGAGCTTGTTTTACAACTGAACCAGCAAAAAGGACCCAAGAGTAACCAG GTACcgaaaagacacaaaaaagaaagatcATCATGTCAGCAAGTGCTGGATCGGTTTGACTGTCAGTACAGTCAGGAACTTGGAGACTTGTGGACATCTGTAAG AGCAGTGCTCCTGGACCCTCCCTCTTGGCAGTATGGGGTCATGCTCAACCGTTTCAGCACTgtgacagacatcacacagaTTCTCCAATCACAGGGCTTTTCCATATTGCTGCCACAAACGGATGCATCCACATTGCTTTGTAATGGCCCCTCAAAAGTGTCAAATTCTAAACACCAAGCAGGAAAAGACTCTCTTTTGCCACCTCACTACATCTCCAAGTGCCCCCCTAATGACTCCCATCTCCAACCTGACAGCACCTCTCATGCACTCAGTCAGGACATTCAATCAGAGCCTCCCCCCACTTTGCACCGTCCTTCATTACAATGTTACATCCACCCATATCCACTGCGGTTTCCCTCTCAGGCCCACAGGCCTGGCCAGCTGAAGCAGTACTACCTCCTGAATGCCGCCTCCCTTCTTCCAGTGCTCGCTTTGCAAGTCAAGGATGGGGAGAAGGTTTTGGATCTTTGCTCTGCTCCTGGGGGCAAAGCCTTGGCCATAATGCAGTGTGCCACCCCAG CACTTCTCTGCTGTAATGAACCAGACCCTCACAGGCGGGACTGGCTGGGAAAAACCCTGGAgtcttttctgcctctctcactAAACAGCAGAGTGATTGTGTCTGCACAGGACGGACGGTCTTTTGGGCAAAGTGAAGCAGGGACATATGACAAG GTTTTAGTCGACGCTCCATGTTCTAATGACAGGAGCTGGTTGTATTCTTGCAGCAGCCAGCTGGGGGAACAGAGACTGATGGAAAGAGCCAAGCTGCCTGCGCTCCAGGCTCAGCTGCTTAG GTCTGCGCTATCAGCAGTGCGTCCAGGGGGCATCGTGGTCTATTCAACCTGCACACTGTCCAACTCTGAGAACTACGCTGTGGTCGAGACGGCGCTGAAAGACTGTCCTGAGGCTGAACCTGAAGACCTGTGGGAGGAGATTGCCATTCCTTTTTCGAAATACTTTGCATTTAGTCCTGCTCACCCTGGTTATGGAGGAGAGACGCTTCACAAGCCATCCCTGCAGCCACACAACGGCAGTGTGTCCTCTTATCGCCACACACTCGGCATTTTAGTGGTTCCTCAGCCCAGCAAGACCTGGGGACCCATGTTTCTGTCGCGGATTAGAAGGAGGAAATAG
- the LOC139329686 gene encoding ATP synthase F(0) complex subunit C3, mitochondrial-like, with product MYACAKFVSTPSLVRAGSRALCRPLSAAVVSDARKADTASLLAPQSIVSSQQQLAVRGFQTSALTRDIDTAAKFIGAGAATVGVAGSGAGIGTVFGSLIIGYARNPSLKQQLFSYAILGFALSEAMGLFCLMVAFLILFAM from the exons ATGTATGCCTGTGCTAAGTTCGTCTCCACGCCCTCTCTG GTCCGTGCTGGATCTCGGGCTCTGTGCAGACCACTCTCTGCAGCAGTAGTCTCAGATGCCAGGAAAGCAGAC ACTGCTTCACTCCTGGCACCGCAGAGTATTGTGTCCTCCCAGCAACAGCTGGCAGTGCGGGGGTTCCAGACTAGCGCTTTGACCCGCGACATCGACACTGCTGCAAAGTTCATTGGAGCAGGAGCTGCCACTGTTGGAGTGGCTGGATCTGGTGCTGGAATTGGCACAGTGTTCGGTAGCCTTATTATTGGATATGCCAG GAACCCctctctgaagcagcagctgttctCTTACGCCATCCTGGGCTTCGCTCTGTCTGAAGCTATGGGTCTTTTTTGTCTGATGGTTGCATTCCTTATCCTGTTTGCCATGTAA
- the rrad gene encoding GTP-binding protein RAD, with protein sequence MTLNKGDKLRNMDKRRGSMPFPMNLPNLHRRSMPVDDRDLRSTMPQTGQTDELSNLLRCTSYSPNEQHRGSCASDSSDSVISTGSEAESQVYKVVLLGEHGVGKSSLARVFGGVEDAGHDCDEAGNMYDRAIVVDEEEASIVLYDIWEQDNSQWLKEQCMRMGDAYIIVYSVTDKSSFEKASELRIQLRRARQSENIPIILVGNKSDLVRSREVSVDEGSACAVVFDCKFIETSASLHHNVQDLFEGIVRQIRLRKDSKEENARRMANCRRRESIGKKAKRFLGRMVARKNKKMAFRQKSKSCHDLTVL encoded by the exons ATGACTCTGAACAAGGGTGACAAATTGCGGAACATGGACAAGAGAAGAGGAAGCATGCCCTTCCCCATGAATCTACCAAACCTACATAGGAGAAGCATGCCCGTGGACGACCGGGACCTGCGCTCCACGATGCCACAGACGGGGCAAACCGACGAGCTGTCCAACCTCCTGCGCTGTACGTCCTACTCCCCGAACGAGCAGCACCGGGGCAGCTGCGCGTCGGACTCCTCCGACTCCGTGATCTCCACCGGCAGCGAGGCGGAGTCGCAGGTGTACAAGGTGGTTCTCCTCGGGGAGCACGGCGTCGGCAAGTCCAGCCTGGCGCGTGTCTTTGGAGGAGTTGAGGATGCTGGTCACGACTGCGATGAAGCAG gAAACATGTATGACAGAGCTATCGTggtggatgaagaggaggcatCCATTGTGTTGTACGACATCTGGGAACAG GATAACAGCCAGTGGCTGAAGGAGCAGTGCATGAGGATGGGAGACGCCTACATCATTGTGTATTCAGTGACAGACAAGTCAAGCTTTGAGAAGGCGTCAGAGCTGCGTATTCAGCTGCGTCGTGCCAGGCAGTCAGAGaacattcccatcatccttgTGGGCAACAAGAGTGACCTGGTGCGGTCCAGAGAGGTGTCTGTAGACG AGGGAAGTGCCTGTGCAGTGGTATTCGACTGCAAGTTCATTGAGACATCTGCGTCCCTTCACCACAATGTGCAGGACCTGTTCGAGGGCATCGTCAGACAGATCCGCTTGAGGAAAGACAGCAAGGAGGAGAACGCACGACGCATGGCCAACTGCAGGCGTAGGGAGAGCATCGGCAAGAAGGCCAAACGGTTTCTGGGCCGCATGGTTGCACGCAAGAACAAGAAGATGGCTTTCAGGCAGAAGTCAAAGTCCTGCCATGACCTAACAGTACTCTGA